The Plasmodium malariae genome assembly, contig: PmUG01_00_3, whole genome shotgun sequence genome has a segment encoding these proteins:
- the PmUG01_00015500 gene encoding fam-l protein — protein MYIMKQYLKSILFIKISVFVLVTWISHLNDDNVMFNKPLDNIYKFYGKIYTRNYRLLANYKKNKDSIITGLKEEILNNGVHESKDLTYKEKEKTGQKKLSCKYSSRNGGVDVKAMGNKYCTFETKKYSNMEKKIFKELDYVNFLQNNRTISDKTYKKIIHKKYGLKLAIPVLLFLFFLIVSIVDFSLGFSTTNVTWDGSFLGLWPHLKELTNNEDGWLSTALKWLKGNTSGLWKHYVVGTQNNVCDLCKNAADNLDIKCILGQLLGYILYFVPFIILGVTFISWIIYYHKKVKKYQKIKLRKR, from the exons atgtatatcatGAAACAATATCTTAAGTCaatcttatttattaaaatttctgtGTTTGTTCTTGTAACTTGGATATCCCATCTTAACGATGATAAC GTGATGTTTAACAAACCTCTAGATaacatatacaaattttatggaaaaatatatacaagaaattatcgattactagcaaattataaaaaaaataaagactCAATTATTACGGGGTTAAAGGAGGAGATATTAAATAATGGAGTTCATGAAAGTAAAGATCTAACTTATAAGGAAAAGGAGAAGACAGGACAAAAGAAATTATCATGTAAATATTCATCCAGGAATGGAGGTGTAGATGTAAAAGCTATGGGAAATAAATATTGTacatttgaaacaaaaaaatattccaatatggaaaaaaaaatattcaaagaacttgattatgtaaattttctTCAAAACAACAGAACAATTAGCGACAAgacttacaaaaaaataatccataaaaaatatggttTAAAACTAGCTATACCTGTATTATTGTTCTTGTTTTTCTTGATAGTATCCATAGTAGATTTCTCACTAGGTTTTTCTACAACTAACGTTACATGGGATGGAAGTTTTTTAGGACTATGGCCTCATTTAAAAGAGTTGACTAATAATGAGGATGGATGGTTATCGACTGCATTAAAATGGTTGAAAGGAAATACATCAGGATTATGGAAGCACTATGTTGTTGGGACACAGAATAATGTATGTGATTTGTGTAAAAATGCAGCTGATAATCTGGATATAAAATGCATATTAGGACAATTACTTggatacatattatatttcgtACCATTCATTATATTAGGTGTCACATTTATATCATGGATTatttattaccataaaaaagttaaaaaatatcaaaaaattaaattaaggaaaagataa
- the PmUG01_00015100 gene encoding fam-m protein, with protein MYHKILLLLFIKIDAFILLSWIFLFNHNNLFNKSLGKDSNSWEKLDKASCRLLAKYNNDKDSNVLVLKDLPYNGKHEKMIITNNERRNKRKNKQSIKSLLNKAQYYTEVIDYNNGMFDGKHFHFEKKWIKKKDYDNFLKRNRRICNISLRKIRFRKYGTGVAMFVIFSLFAAAIDVLPRLESLNTAWKSLKGDTNIMKILYDYVNGWGQTVMTSIYLTLYSVLMLILIIVLVIGICRVLGNNEKYNKIKLISEQNAY; from the exons atgtatcataaaattttgttactattatttattaaaattgatgCATTTATCCTTTTGTCTTGGATATTCCTTTTTAAccataat aaCTTGTTTAACAAATCTTTGGGTAAGGATAGCAATTCTTGGGAAAAATTGGATAAAGCAAGTTGTAGATTATtggcaaaatataataatgataaggATTCAAATGTCTTAGTTTTAAAAGATTTACCATATAATggaaaacatgaaaaaatgattataactaataatgaaagaagaaataaaagaaaaaataaacaatcaatcaaaagtttattaaataaggcACAATACTATACAGAAGttatagattataataatggaatgttCGACGgaaaacattttcattttgaaaaaaaatggattaaaaaaaaagattacgataattttcttaaaaggAACAGGAgaatttgtaatatatctttaagaaaaataagatttAGAAAGTATGGTACTGGAGTTGCTatgtttgttattttttcattgtttGCAGCAGCAATTGATGTATTACCAAGATTAGAATCTTTGAATACTGCATGGAAATCGCTTAAAGGGGATactaatataatgaaaattttgtatgACTATGTAAATGGATGGGGGCAGACAGTAATGACCtctatttatttaacattatataGTGTACTTATGCTTATATTGATTATTGTGCTTGTAATTGGAATTTGTAGAGTCTTAGGaaacaatgaaaaatataataaaattaaattgatATCTGAACAAAATGCATATTAA
- the PmUG01_00015200 gene encoding STP1 protein: MFIFAYIRSETASIQKENNKDDFRKKCLALNTHVISRIPRTKYIDQNRWKGALRTFYENYHAALTKYGGCPMILDENDKEILVLNYEAEDFCEQKQEYLKYLNSFKEKGNKYNCKSDTNCISKCREYNVWIKERMVHFNNKKVQLYKNCRSKEHLSQFPTKKCNILESKTFQGINTCLVSDIILREEKTPKKLDEVSQESESEYNSRESVKPKNQDLSQGEDSPKAEAPPLEISPLQTATESSISQDGTAENEDTESSLSVELKITTANKYVDSKREESPRLQSPIPENSVALPNPKDISTYTASPNFGLISTDHSSHSTTTEGYVSTTNIISILISILTIIVFSFFIKCVLISLLKKKKKVKKRQMNFLRILIPSHWGGKSEFLTHDNLEHPIYDDEEIIKKIKINELTKNVYLSKRKKDRSKTIIEVHMEVLEECRNEDWENNKEAFLKICLDEFTKKDYRTYPNLTYNDLITENIKSSNDIEKQNILWNKWVERHRYLFEKLKKEDWYNNLKNEWKKEIAYIQERDELKKKSSNENHNFPFLEIEKDLWKHWISKKGIIIEQYLEQEWIKELDMDLNIMSDECVKEDTKNYVTLMNIEELQHKENYEELCKYIKKKLLTMLCILVLMSMLEEYKKEVNFDNRESYLDRSINEWKGKGYSSKKQEITENIIECNNNDIENKRNEEFDAHIWKDSFRNEIEDWIRDDDLYANSIVSDRTVDKSDEIEEKQFL; this comes from the exons ATGTTTATCTTcg CTTATATTCGAAGTGAAACTGCATCTATACAAAAAGAGAATAACAAAGATGATTTCAGGAAAAAATGTCTAGCACTGAATACTCATGTAATTAGTAGAATTCCTcgaacaaaatatattgatcAAAATAGATGGAAAGGAGCATTAAGGACTTTTTACGAAAATTACCATGCAGCACTAACCAAATATGGAGGATGTCCTATGATTTTAGATGAGAATGATAAAGAAATTTTAGTATTAAATTATGAAGCAGAAGATTTCTGTGAACAAAAACAAGAATATCTGAAATATCTAAATTCATTCAAAGAAAAaggtaataaatataattgtaaGAGTGATACTAACTGCATAAGTAAATGTAGAGAATATAATGTGTGGATTAAAGAAAGGATGgttcattttaataataagaagGTTCAGTTATACAAAAATTGCCGAAGCAAAGAACATTTATCCCAATTTCcaacaaaaaaatgcaaCATACTCGAATCCAAAACATTCCAAGGAATTAATACATGCTTAGTGTCtgatataattttaagaGAAGAAAAGACACCTAAAAAACTAGATGAAGTTTCGCAAGAGTCAGAAAGTGAATATAACTCTCGAGAATCCGTTAAACCTAAAAATCAAGATCTATCTCAAGGAGAAGATTCTCCCAAAGCGGAAGCTCCACCTTTAGAGATATCTCCACTTCAAACAGCAACTGAAAGTTCAATTAGCCAAGATGGAACTGCAGAAAATGAAGATACAGAATCTTCACTGTCtgtagaattaaaaattactaCAGCTAATAAATATGTAGACTCAAAAAGAGAAGAATCTCCTAGATTACAATCTCCAATTCCAGAAAATTCAGTAGCACTTCCTAATCCTAAAGATATTTCGACCTATACTGCTTCACCCAATTTTGGCTTAATTTCTACTGATCATTCTTCACATTCTACAACAACAG AAGGATATGTGTCTACCACAAACATAATATCTATATTAATAAGCATTTTAactattattgtattttctttttttattaaa TGCGTATTAATAAGtctgttaaaaaaaaaaaaaaaggtaaaaaaaagacaaatgAACTTTTTGAGAATTCTAATACCATCGCATTGGGGGGGAAAAAGTGAGTTTTTAACACATGATAATCTAGAACACCCAATAtatgatgatgaagaaatcataaaaaaaattaaaataaatgaacttacaaaaaatgtatacttatcaaaacgaaaaaaagacAGATCCAAAACCATAATAGAAGTACATATGGAAGTACTTGAAGAATGCAGAAATGAAGATTGGGAAAACAACAAAGAAGCattcttaaaaatttgtCTAGATGAGTTCACAAAAAAGGATTATAGAACCTATCctaatttaacatataatgaTCTAATaacagaaaatattaaaagtagcAATGATATTGagaaacaaaatattctATGGAATAAATGGGTAGAAAGACATAGATatctttttgaaaaattgaaaaaagaagactggtataataatttgaaaaatgaatggaaaaaagaaatagctTACATACAAGAAAGagatgaattaaaaaagaaatcatCTAATGAAAATCACAACTTTCCATTtttagaaatagaaaaagatcTATGGAAACACTGGATATCGAAAAAGGGTATTATTATAGAACAATATTTGGAACAGGAATGGATTAAGGAATTGGATATGGATTTAAACATTATGTCAGATGAATGCGTAAAGGAAGATACAAAGAATTATGTAACACTAATGAATATAGAAGAATTGCAGCacaaagaaaattatgaagaattatgtaaatatataaaaaaaaaattattaacaatgCTCTGTATTCTAGTACTTATGTCCATGTtagaagaatataaaaaagaggtGAATTTTGATAATAGGGAATCATATTTGGATAGATCCATAAATGAATGGAAGGGAAAAGGATATTCAAgtaaaaaacaagaaattacagaaaatataattgaatgtaataacaatgatatagaaaataaaagaaatgagGAATTTGATGCTCATATATGGAAAGATAGTTTCAGGAATGAAATAGAAGATTGGATAAGAGATGATGACTTATATGCAAATTCTATAGTTAGTGATAGAACAGTAGACAAATCGGAtgaaatagaagaaaaacaGTTTCTATAA
- the PmUG01_00015400 gene encoding fam-m protein: protein MMKQKMNLHIIIKICEFLVLTWIYPFINDLNVPNYYLDKCYNNNRMLDTRNYRSLTKNKREKESNIAGVKEGKSIYKKFEKKEIFNNEKESTVRNKLSNGSLLNKAQYYTEIIDYNNGMFDGKHFHFQKKWIKKKYYDDFLEKKKRIHDIALKKIKFKNYGFGVAILFIFFLFGLGLPTLNILSTLNIIQNGVYENTLMHKIWIFIEGCINGIGLNKDNIYLVSLSILLVLLAIVVIIVLTRILRNNEKYNKTKLMID, encoded by the exons atgatgaaacaaaaaatgaacttacatattattataaaaatttgtgaGTTTCTCGTTTTAACTTGGATATACCCTTTTATCAATGATCTG AATGTACCTAATTATTATTTGGATAAATgctacaataataatagaatgTTAGATACAAGAAATTATCGATCACTGACAAAAAATAAGCGGGAAAAAGAATCAAATATTGCAGGAGTAAAAGAAGGAAAAtcaatatataagaaattcgaaaaaaaagaaatatttaataatgaaaaagaatcTACAGTTAGAAACAAGCTATCAAATGGAAGTTTACTAAATAAGGCACAGTACTACACAGAAAttatagattataataatggaatgtttgatggaaaacatttccattttcaaaaaaaatggataaaaaaaaaatattatgatgattttcttgagaaaaaaaagagaattcatgatatagctttaaaaaaaataaaatttaaaaattacggATTTGGAGTTgctatactttttatttttttcttattcgGATTAGGATTACCTAcactaaatatattatctactttaaatattatacaaaatggAGTTTACGAAAACACATTAATGCATAAGATTTGGATATTTATAGAAGGATGCATCAATGGAATTGGTTTAAAcaaagataatatatatttagtatcATTGTCTATACTTCTCGTTTTATTAGCTATTGTAGTTATAATAGTCTTAACTAggattttaagaaataatgaaaaatataataagacTAAATTGATGAttgattaa
- the PmUG01_00015000 gene encoding fam-l protein: MEKKTKLLLFIIIAAFIVLNWTCHFNNDCMFNKYIDENCEYARKLDSITYRLLSKYKKDNDSNVVCLKGDLPNNIVKEKRDVTNNESVVVSKNNQICRNALNNSGGHKQDKRSKSCVFKTKRYSHMEKKIFKELDYMDFLQNSRTISDKIYKKIIFKKFALRLLIPVMLFLLLSLSFFLDFYGGYGLRGGLFKILNLYAEKLWYNSFHIFLKSSFLSSFTKSMGKVKINTLKKTPLSNGQVKKEIICGSDYVFGFISFLIYFSTFFILGFTIILAVFYYHKKVKKYEKIKFRKR, translated from the exons atggaaaaaaaaactaagttactattatttattataattgctGCATTTATCGTTTTAAATTGGACATGCCATTTTAACAATGAT tgtatgtttaacaaatatatagatgAAAACTGCGAGTATGCTAGAAAATTAGATTCAATAACTTATAGATTACtgtcaaaatataaaaaggataatGATTCTAATGTTGTATGTTTAAAAGGAGATTTACCAAATAATATAGTGAAAGAGAAAAGAGATGTAACCAATAATGAAAGTGTTGTtgtatcaaaaaataatcaaatatGTAGAAATGCGTTGAATAATTCTGGAGGACATAAACAAGATAAGAGAAGTAAATCTTGTgtatttaaaacaaaaagatattcccatatggaaaaaaaaatattcaaggAACTCGATTATATGGATTTTCTTCAAAACAGCAGGACAATTagtgataaaatatataaaaaaataatattcaaaaaatttgcatTACGGCTTCTTATACCTGTAATGTTGTTCTTGttgttatcattatcattctTTTTAGATTTTTATGGTGGTTATGGCTTAAGAGGGGGGTTATTTAAGATATTAAATTTGTACGCTGAAAAATTATGGTACAattcttttcatatatttttgaaatcaTCTTTTTTAAGTTCGTTTACCAAATCTATgggaaaagtaaaaattaatacattgAAGAAGACGCCTTTATCAAATGGACAAGTGAAAAAGGAGATTATATGTGGAAGTGATTATGTATTTGGTTTTATTAGCTTCCTAATATACTTCTCAACGTTCTTTATTTTAGGTTTCACAATTATATTAGCAGtgttttattatcataagaaggttaagaaatatgaaaaaattaaatttaggaaaaggtaa